From a region of the Alosa sapidissima isolate fAloSap1 chromosome 9, fAloSap1.pri, whole genome shotgun sequence genome:
- the LOC121719516 gene encoding 4-galactosyl-N-acetylglucosaminide 3-alpha-L-fucosyltransferase 9-like: MGPQTPKRMTVLLLVLFLTCGLLTWLLNLTASRSPWFCPADGQDPPAAAEGDVVSGRTASSEKPILLVWWWPMGIRFDSADCLTHFGIDGCVITDDRSQFGAADAILFFHKSIARDLSNLPTALPRPPFQKWIWYNVESPTNTAKKAGLDSLFNLTLTYRRDSDITSRYELSIVRGQSEQFTLPRKDKLVCWILSNSMTGTGTSTRLKYYHELRKHIRVTLYGKAAAGAIPLRDEDYYSTIGSCKFYLAFEKSIHEDYITEKLNGPMVAGTVPVVLGTSRENYEQYVPADSFIHVNDFPDPKALAEHLLELDRNDAEYRRYFAWRRHFKATPHLLVKRHMQPICTACDHIAKDNTFNVVHDLSWWFNGDVEGHQW, translated from the exons ATGGGTCCTCAAACCCCAAAACGCATGACAGTGCTCCTGTTAGTGCTTTTCCTTACTTGTGGACTTCTGACGTGGCTTCTGAACCTCACGGCCTCTCGGTCGCCTTGGTTCTGTCCAGCAGACGGCCAAGATCCGCCTGCAGCTGCGGAGGGCGACGTTGTGTCGGGGCGGACGGCTTCGTCGGAGAAGCCCATCCTGCTTGTCTGGTGGTGGCCCATGGGGATTCGCTTCGACTCCGCTGACTGCCTGACCCACTTCGGCATAGACGGCTGCGTCATCACCGACGACCGCTCCCAGTTCGGTGCGGCCGATGCAATCCTGTTCTTCCACAAGAGCATCGCACGGGACCTCAGCAATCTCCCCACGGCGCTTCCGCGGCCGCCTTTCCAGAAGTGGATCTGGTACAACGTGGAGTCCCCCACCAACACGGCCAAGAAGGCCGGGCTGGACAGCCTGTTCAACCTCACGCTGACGTACAGGCGAGATTCGGACATCACCTCCCGCTACGAGCTGAGCATCGTGAGGGGTCAGTCGGAGCAGTTCACGCTACCCCGGAAGGACAAGTTGGTTTGCTGGATCTTGAGCAACAGCATGACTGGCACTGGTACCTCCACAAGACTGAAGTACTACCACGAACTCAGGAAACACATCAGGGTGACCCTCTACGGAAAAGCCGCCGCTGGGGCAATTCCTCTGAGGGATGAAGACTACTACTCGACGATTGGCAGTTGCAAGTTCTACCTGGCCTTCGAGAAATCCATTCACGAAGACTACATCACCGAAAAGCTGAACGGACCAATGGTCGCCGGAACTGTGCCGGTGGTCTTGGGCACCTCCCGAGAGAACTACGAGCAGTATGTGCCCGCAGACTCCTTTATCCACGTCAACGACTTCCCGGATCCAAAGGCTCTGGCTGAGCACCTGCTGGAGTTGGACCGTAATGATGCCGAGTACAGGCGTTACTTTGCGTGGAGGCGACACTTCAAAGCGACACCTCACCTTCTGGTCAAGCGCCACATGCAGCCAATCTGCACAGCCTGTGACCACATCGCCAAGGACAACACCTTTAATGTAGTCCATGACCTCTCCTGGTGGTTCAATGGTGATGTCGAGGGGcatca gtgGTGA